DNA sequence from the Amycolatopsis sp. Hca4 genome:
ATGGTCCTGCAGTCCCGCTTCCCCGGCTCCGGCATCGCGCCCCACCTCCGCAGCCACGACGACCACCGCCGGGCGGTGGACGCGCTGGTCGACTGCGGGGCGCTGGTCGACCCGGACCAGACGTTCTGGCTGGCCCGCCCGTCCGGCCGGTTCCCGACGGTCGAGTTCCGGGTCGCCGACACCGCGCTCACCGTCGACCACGCGGTGCTGCAGGCCCTGCTGAGCCAGGCGCTGGTGCAGCGGGCGCTGGCCGAGCTCGCCGCGGGCCGGGAAGCCCCGCCGCTGTCCCCGCAGGTCGCCGCGGCCGGGGTCTGGGCCGCCGCGCGGCACGGCCTCGGCGGGCAGCTCGTGGACGTCGTGACCGCGACCCGGCGGCCCGCCTGGAGCCTCGTCGGCGAGCTCCTGGAGCACGTCCGGGCGCCCCTCACGGAGAGCGGCGACCTGCCGGAGGTCCAGCAGCTGCTGGAAATCGTGCGGATGGAGGGCACCGGGGCCGCGCAGCAGCGCGCCGCCGCCGGTGGCGAGACGGCGGCCGCGGTGCGGTGGCTCGCCGCCGCGACCGTGCCCGCGGCGCATGGAACGCTGCTCACCGGGTAGCCGGAATCATGACGACTTCCACCACTGCCCGGGCGGCCACCCTGCCGGCCGCCCGGGGCCCGCTCTCGGAGTCCGTGCTGGGGATTCTCCTGCGCGCGCACCCGCGGGCGGACCTGGACTTCGACGGTCTCGCCGACGCCGACCCGCTCGGCGACGACCTCCAGCTGGCCCTGCACCTGTGCTACGAACTGCACTACCAGGGCCTGCCCGGGGTGTCCCCCGACTGGGAATGGGACCCGGAGCTGCTGCGCCTGCGCGGCGCGCTGGAGGCCCGCTTCCTCGCCGCGCTGCACGAGAACGTGGCGGGCGGCGACGACGTCACCGCCGAACTCGACGTCCTGCTGGTCGAGCCGATCGACGGGGAAGGGGTGTCCCACCACCTGCGCGACCACGGCGACTGGACGCAGGTGCGGGAGTACTTCACCCACCGCTCGATCTACCACCACAAGGAAGCCGACCCGCACGCGTGGGTGATCCCCCGGCTGCGCGGCCGCGCCAAGGCCGCCCTGGTGGCGGTGGAGTTCGACGAGTTCGGCGGTGGCCGCGCGGAGCTCGCGCACTCCCGCCTCTACGCCGACCTGCTGCGCGCCGCGGGGCTGCCCGACGGCTACCTGGAGCTCATCGACCAAGTGCCGGGCGCCATGCTGGCGGTGGTCAACATGATGTCGCTGTTCGGCCTGCACCGGTCGCTGCGGGGCGCGCTGTGCGGCCACTTCGCCGCCGCGGAGATCACCACCGCACCCTCGGCGCAGCGGATGGACCAGGCCCTGCGGCGCCTCGGCGCCCCCGACGCGTGCCGGCTGTTCTACACCGAGCACATCGAAGCGGACGCGGTCCACGAACAGGTGATGCGGCACGACGTGCTCGGCGACCTGCTGGACCAGGAGCCGGAACTGGCCGCCGACGTCGTGTTCGGCATCCAGGCGACCGAGTTCCTCGAAGGCCGCTTCGGCGAGCTGCTGCTGAGCAGCTGGAAGGCCGGGAAGTCCTCGCTGCGGGCCTGACCCCGGCGACGGCCTCCCGGCGCGGGCCGGGAGGCCGTCTTCGTCAGTCGCCGTCCTGGACGCGGACGCGTTTGCGGTGGCTGGTGTCGCAGAACGGGAACCGCTTGCTCCGACGGCACGCGCACACCGCGACCACGAAGCGATCGGAGCGCACCAGCTCCCC
Encoded proteins:
- a CDS encoding glutamate--cysteine ligase, with translation MSDGPPTMGVEEEFLLVNPRTGHVSPGAELVLARYRHHGPLPDGVGVHRELRLTQLEAVSGVCTTAAQLRHQLTAARRVLAGAAAAEDCALLATGTPVGPGPAAPPPESAGRYAEIDAVYGALVADYEACGCHVHVGVPDPDTAVAVVNHLGRWLPTLLALSANSPFDHGRDTGYGSWRMVLQSRFPGSGIAPHLRSHDDHRRAVDALVDCGALVDPDQTFWLARPSGRFPTVEFRVADTALTVDHAVLQALLSQALVQRALAELAAGREAPPLSPQVAAAGVWAAARHGLGGQLVDVVTATRRPAWSLVGELLEHVRAPLTESGDLPEVQQLLEIVRMEGTGAAQQRAAAGGETAAAVRWLAAATVPAAHGTLLTG
- a CDS encoding CDGSH iron-sulfur domain-containing protein; its protein translation is MPTADRGPRRVTVVPGGPVLVEGPVEMSTPDGELVRSDRFVVAVCACRRSKRFPFCDTSHRKRVRVQDGD
- a CDS encoding iron-containing redox enzyme family protein → MTTSTTARAATLPAARGPLSESVLGILLRAHPRADLDFDGLADADPLGDDLQLALHLCYELHYQGLPGVSPDWEWDPELLRLRGALEARFLAALHENVAGGDDVTAELDVLLVEPIDGEGVSHHLRDHGDWTQVREYFTHRSIYHHKEADPHAWVIPRLRGRAKAALVAVEFDEFGGGRAELAHSRLYADLLRAAGLPDGYLELIDQVPGAMLAVVNMMSLFGLHRSLRGALCGHFAAAEITTAPSAQRMDQALRRLGAPDACRLFYTEHIEADAVHEQVMRHDVLGDLLDQEPELAADVVFGIQATEFLEGRFGELLLSSWKAGKSSLRA